From the Labilibaculum sp. DW002 genome, one window contains:
- a CDS encoding SusC/RagA family TonB-linked outer membrane protein has product MKKNREKSFMQKRKPILAKRLLLLFLIVNVFNFQALANLQGEILELEMSSSTLIEVFEKVKEKTNYTFLYNVDDIKEINNVNISASPKSVKTILTDCLKDTGLTYEIRDEVIIIKPQAKKETSQKEINPIQAEKKVGGVVTDNSGVGLPGVSVFIKGTSIGTTTNIDGVYKLQLPDATETTLVFSFIGMDTQEIKVTNQSEINIVLEANSEQIEEVVVTGMVVMDKRLFTGASQKLKAEEVKLAGMPDVSRGLEGRAAGVSVQNVSGTFGAAPKIRVRGATSIYGSSKPLWVVDGVILEDVVELTSDALSSGDVTTLISSAIAGINADDIESFEVLKDGSATSIYGARAMAGVIVITTKKGKAGVSRINYSSEYTYRLTPSYNDFNIMNSQEQMSVYEEMREGGWLNYADVANARESGVYGRMYQQLNQIDASGNFLLANTPEAKAAFLRKAEYRNTDWFKELFKTNIMQSHSVSMSSGTEKSTYYASISALVDPGWTKASNVNRYTANFKSNYKVFDNLTFNTISSASYRKQKAPGALAQDTDVVTGKVKRDFDINPYSFALNSSRTLDPNADYIRNYAPFNINRELDENYIDLNVVDVKFQTELKWKVTPKVEISALGALKYQSTSQEHNITEFSNQAQAYRAMPNSTIRDRNSFLYKDPDDPYALPVSILPEGGIYKRTDYKMLGYDFRTTASYKDVFNETHIINLYGGMEINSIDRKKTNNTGWGLQYSMGEIPFYTYELFKKGIENNNLYYGMENTRYRNTAFFGNATYSYMGKYTLNGTLRYEGTNKLGKSNSARWLPTWNISGAWNAHEEIFFESLKPTVSHFTLKASYSLTADRGPHYVTNSLVDIRSRNPWRPTAGMKESALYIESLENSELTYEKKHEFNVGADIGFLNNRINTTIDWYTRDNYDLIGRVTTQGLGGEVSKYGNVASMESHGFEFSISSTNIKTNNFSWVTNFVYSKNKNKVTELETRSRVIDMVKGNGFAREGYAVRSIFSIPFKGLNNEGLPTFLDQSGNVTVSDIYFQERENLDFLEYSGSADPTDIGSLSNTFTYKGFRFNVFMTYSFGNVVRLDPVFNGNYSDLDALPREFKNRWVRPGDENITTIPAIATARQADNIGSGDLATAYNAYNYSSDRIADGDFIRMKEISLAYDFSKNVATRLGVNNLSVKLQATNLFLLYSDDKLNGQDPEFFNAGGVAAPVPKQFTFTLKLGL; this is encoded by the coding sequence ATGAAAAAAAATCGGGAAAAGTCTTTTATGCAGAAAAGAAAACCAATTCTTGCTAAAAGACTCTTGCTTTTATTTCTGATTGTTAACGTCTTTAATTTTCAGGCTTTAGCAAATCTTCAGGGTGAAATTCTGGAGTTAGAGATGTCAAGCAGTACATTAATTGAGGTTTTTGAAAAAGTTAAGGAGAAAACCAATTACACTTTTCTTTACAATGTTGATGACATAAAAGAAATTAATAACGTTAATATAAGCGCTTCGCCTAAAAGTGTTAAAACAATATTAACCGACTGTCTTAAGGACACTGGTCTTACTTATGAGATTAGAGATGAGGTAATTATTATTAAGCCACAAGCTAAAAAGGAAACTTCTCAGAAGGAAATAAATCCTATTCAAGCGGAAAAAAAAGTTGGCGGTGTTGTAACTGATAATTCAGGTGTCGGATTACCAGGTGTTTCTGTTTTTATTAAAGGTACTAGTATTGGTACAACCACTAATATTGATGGAGTATACAAGTTACAATTACCGGATGCAACGGAAACAACTTTAGTTTTTTCGTTTATTGGAATGGACACTCAGGAAATAAAAGTTACTAATCAGAGCGAAATTAATATTGTTCTAGAAGCAAATTCGGAACAAATTGAGGAGGTTGTTGTAACCGGTATGGTTGTAATGGATAAGCGATTATTTACTGGTGCTAGTCAGAAGTTAAAAGCAGAAGAAGTTAAATTGGCTGGTATGCCAGATGTTAGTCGTGGCTTAGAAGGTCGTGCTGCTGGGGTATCTGTCCAGAATGTTTCTGGAACTTTTGGTGCTGCTCCTAAAATCCGTGTTCGTGGTGCTACTTCCATTTATGGTAGTTCTAAACCATTATGGGTAGTTGATGGAGTGATCTTGGAAGATGTGGTTGAATTAACCTCCGATGCGCTTTCGTCGGGTGATGTAACAACTTTGATCAGTTCTGCAATTGCGGGTATAAATGCTGATGATATTGAAAGTTTCGAAGTATTGAAAGATGGTTCGGCGACCTCCATTTATGGTGCTCGCGCAATGGCTGGAGTTATTGTTATTACAACAAAAAAAGGTAAAGCTGGAGTAAGTCGTATCAACTATTCAAGTGAGTACACTTATCGATTAACTCCTTCTTACAATGATTTTAATATCATGAATTCTCAGGAACAGATGTCTGTTTACGAAGAGATGCGTGAAGGTGGTTGGTTAAACTATGCTGATGTAGCTAACGCTCGCGAGAGTGGTGTTTATGGAAGAATGTACCAACAATTAAACCAGATTGATGCTTCGGGGAACTTTTTGTTAGCAAATACTCCGGAAGCTAAAGCAGCATTCTTACGTAAGGCTGAATACAGAAATACCGATTGGTTTAAGGAGTTATTTAAGACCAATATCATGCAAAGTCATTCTGTAAGCATGTCTTCAGGAACAGAAAAGTCTACTTATTATGCTTCAATTAGTGCATTAGTTGATCCAGGTTGGACTAAAGCTAGTAATGTGAATAGATATACTGCTAATTTTAAGTCGAATTATAAAGTATTTGATAATCTTACGTTTAATACCATTAGTAGTGCTTCTTATCGTAAGCAAAAAGCACCAGGTGCATTAGCTCAGGATACGGATGTAGTAACAGGAAAAGTGAAAAGAGATTTTGACATAAACCCTTACTCCTTTGCCTTGAACTCATCTAGAACTTTAGATCCTAATGCAGACTATATACGTAACTATGCTCCTTTTAATATCAATAGAGAGTTAGACGAAAACTATATTGATTTAAATGTAGTGGATGTGAAATTCCAAACAGAATTAAAATGGAAAGTTACTCCTAAAGTAGAAATAAGTGCATTGGGTGCTCTTAAATATCAGTCAACTTCTCAGGAGCATAACATTACTGAATTTTCTAATCAGGCTCAAGCTTATAGGGCAATGCCTAATTCAACGATTCGTGATCGAAATTCATTCTTATATAAAGATCCAGATGATCCTTATGCTTTGCCAGTAAGTATTCTGCCTGAAGGTGGAATTTACAAGCGTACTGACTATAAGATGTTAGGTTATGATTTTAGAACAACAGCTTCCTATAAGGATGTATTCAATGAGACACACATCATAAATTTGTATGGTGGTATGGAAATCAACTCAATAGATCGTAAGAAGACAAACAATACTGGTTGGGGATTACAATACTCTATGGGAGAGATTCCATTTTACACCTATGAGTTGTTCAAAAAAGGGATTGAAAATAATAACTTGTATTATGGGATGGAAAATACCAGATATCGTAATACAGCTTTCTTTGGAAATGCGACTTACTCCTATATGGGGAAATATACACTTAACGGAACGCTTCGTTACGAAGGAACTAATAAGTTAGGAAAGTCAAATAGTGCACGTTGGTTACCTACATGGAATATTTCTGGTGCATGGAATGCTCATGAAGAGATTTTCTTTGAATCATTAAAGCCAACGGTTTCGCACTTTACTTTAAAGGCATCGTATAGTTTAACGGCCGATCGTGGGCCACACTATGTTACCAACTCTTTAGTTGATATCAGAAGTAGAAATCCTTGGAGACCAACTGCAGGAATGAAAGAAAGTGCCCTGTATATTGAGTCCTTAGAGAATAGCGAATTAACTTATGAAAAGAAACATGAGTTTAATGTTGGTGCTGATATTGGATTCTTAAATAATCGCATTAATACCACAATTGACTGGTATACTCGTGATAATTATGATCTGATAGGCCGAGTAACTACGCAAGGATTAGGTGGTGAAGTTTCTAAATATGGTAACGTTGCTTCTATGGAATCTCATGGATTTGAGTTCTCTATTTCATCAACTAATATTAAAACAAATAACTTTTCTTGGGTTACCAACTTTGTTTATTCCAAAAACAAGAATAAGGTTACAGAATTGGAGACCAGATCGCGTGTAATTGATATGGTGAAAGGTAATGGCTTTGCTCGTGAGGGGTATGCTGTTCGTTCAATCTTCTCAATTCCATTTAAAGGTTTGAATAATGAAGGTTTACCAACTTTCCTTGATCAGAGTGGAAATGTAACGGTTAGCGATATTTATTTTCAAGAGAGAGAAAATCTTGATTTCCTTGAATATTCAGGATCTGCTGATCCAACAGATATTGGAAGTTTGAGTAATACATTTACCTATAAAGGATTTAGATTTAATGTTTTCATGACCTACTCATTTGGAAATGTTGTTCGTTTAGATCCTGTTTTTAACGGTAATTATTCAGATCTTGATGCTTTGCCACGCGAATTTAAGAATCGTTGGGTTCGACCAGGGGATGAAAATATTACTACGATTCCTGCTATTGCTACTGCAAGACAAGCAGATAATATTGGCTCAGGAGATCTTGCAACAGCATATAATGCTTACAATTATTCTTCAGATCGAATTGCTGATGGAGATTTTATCAGAATGAAAGAGATTTCATTAGCTTATGATTTCTCAAAAAATGTAGCAACTAGATTGGGTGTAAATAATCTTTCAGTGAAACTGCAAGCAACAAACTTGTTTTTGTTGTATTCCGATGATAAACTAAATGGTCAGGATCCTGAATTCTTTAATGCAGGTGGTGTAGCAGCACCAGTACCTAAGCAGTTCACATTTACATTGAAATTAGGATTGTAG
- a CDS encoding RagB/SusD family nutrient uptake outer membrane protein yields the protein MKRINILFIALLALITVSCDSFLDETPDNRAEVDSQLKIRKLLVSAYSTGNYALVTEVSSDNVDDNGKSNPNTTRFYEQIANWEDITEVENDDPKTIWEGAYGAIAHSNEALAAIAELGEAELAAEKGEALITRAYNHFILVNVFCQHYNTGSSSSDLGIPYMETSETTLNPQYERGTVKDVYEKINTDIEAALPLISDDIYEVNAYHFTKKAAYAFAARFNLYYEKWAKAKEYASKVVTDNPSTQLRDWAALGALPRQPDPVTNAYINDAANLLAATSGSNIGLYFGAYYHGSRYNHSRKIADEQTLLAPLPFGGISGSDYNFGPFVYAGTNLDKTLFYKIPFLFEYTDPVAGIGYRRSVMIPFTTDETLLVRAEAKAMLGENDAALADLNAWSSNFFKGNEATLTQVNDFYSNLPFSSEVSASQKKRLSPKFTLATGTQENLIHYVLQCRRVLTLHEGLRWFDIKRYGIEVPRYQIQADGTSTVIDVLEVEDLRKAIQIPQDVVSAGFEANPR from the coding sequence ATGAAAAGAATAAATATATTATTTATAGCTCTTTTGGCATTGATTACCGTTTCGTGCGATAGTTTTTTGGACGAAACACCAGACAATAGAGCAGAGGTGGATAGCCAATTGAAAATAAGAAAGTTATTGGTGTCCGCATATTCTACAGGTAATTATGCATTAGTTACTGAAGTATCGTCTGATAATGTTGACGACAATGGTAAATCTAATCCTAATACCACTAGGTTTTACGAGCAAATAGCCAATTGGGAGGACATTACTGAAGTTGAAAATGATGATCCTAAAACGATCTGGGAAGGTGCTTATGGCGCCATTGCACACTCAAATGAAGCCTTAGCCGCTATTGCAGAATTAGGCGAAGCCGAATTGGCAGCAGAAAAAGGAGAAGCTTTAATCACGAGAGCTTACAATCATTTTATCTTGGTAAATGTTTTTTGTCAACACTACAATACAGGATCTAGTTCTTCTGACTTAGGAATTCCATATATGGAAACATCAGAAACTACTTTAAATCCGCAGTATGAGAGAGGTACTGTAAAAGATGTTTACGAAAAAATAAATACTGATATCGAGGCTGCCTTACCATTAATAAGTGATGACATTTATGAAGTAAATGCCTATCATTTTACAAAAAAGGCCGCTTATGCATTTGCTGCACGTTTTAATTTATATTACGAGAAATGGGCAAAGGCCAAGGAATATGCAAGTAAGGTTGTTACCGATAATCCTTCTACACAGTTGAGAGATTGGGCAGCATTAGGAGCATTGCCTCGTCAGCCAGATCCAGTAACAAATGCATATATTAATGATGCGGCAAATTTATTGGCTGCAACATCTGGTTCTAATATTGGACTTTATTTTGGTGCATATTACCATGGTTCTCGTTATAACCATTCTCGAAAAATTGCTGATGAGCAAACCTTATTAGCACCACTCCCATTTGGAGGTATTTCGGGATCTGATTATAATTTTGGACCTTTTGTTTATGCAGGTACTAATCTTGATAAGACTTTGTTTTATAAAATTCCATTTCTTTTCGAGTATACAGATCCTGTAGCGGGCATTGGTTATAGAAGATCTGTAATGATACCATTTACTACCGATGAAACCTTACTTGTTCGAGCTGAAGCAAAAGCAATGTTGGGAGAAAATGATGCAGCCTTGGCAGATTTAAATGCGTGGAGTTCTAACTTTTTTAAAGGGAATGAAGCTACATTGACTCAGGTAAACGATTTCTATTCTAATTTGCCATTTTCATCAGAAGTATCTGCAAGTCAAAAGAAAAGGTTAAGTCCCAAGTTTACGCTTGCAACAGGTACTCAAGAAAATTTAATTCATTACGTATTGCAGTGCAGAAGAGTTTTAACTCTGCACGAGGGATTGCGTTGGTTTGATATTAAGCGATATGGAATTGAAGTTCCTCGTTACCAAATTCAAGCAGACGGTACATCAACAGTAATAGATGTTTTAGAAGTGGAAGACTTAAGAAAAGCAATTCAGATTCCTCAGGATGTTGTTTCTGCAGGTTTTGAAGCAAATCCGCGCTAA
- a CDS encoding zinc-binding metallopeptidase, producing MNNIKYWLSLAIMIIVLAACTDDDDPNTDVSVISIGTGESNDFDKYLEKIYTEPYNISFQYKLADIESDMNYQLVPATYENSVKMANLVKYLCLDAYEEVAPEGFLKVYFPKMMMMVGSGAYRNNGTVVLGTAEGGLKITLYDINNLDISNVERLYEYYFRTIFHEFSHILHQTKDYTTDFDKISSTEYVGGSWNDAWDGKSSLEAGFISDYSSKETNEDFVELIAHYITNTEESWAAKIEPAGDSGKAILEQKITIVKSYMKEVWSIDMDDLRAAIQTRAEKLDEQDFDSITIE from the coding sequence ATGAATAATATAAAATATTGGCTATCACTGGCAATAATGATAATTGTTCTTGCTGCTTGTACTGATGACGATGACCCTAACACCGATGTTAGTGTTATTAGTATTGGAACGGGAGAGAGCAACGATTTTGACAAATATTTGGAGAAAATTTATACCGAGCCATATAACATTAGTTTCCAGTATAAACTGGCGGATATAGAGTCGGATATGAACTATCAGTTGGTTCCTGCGACCTATGAAAACTCTGTGAAAATGGCTAATCTGGTTAAGTATCTTTGTTTAGATGCTTACGAGGAAGTAGCTCCAGAGGGCTTTTTAAAGGTGTATTTTCCTAAAATGATGATGATGGTTGGTTCTGGTGCATACAGAAATAATGGTACAGTTGTATTGGGAACGGCAGAAGGTGGTTTAAAAATCACTTTGTATGATATCAACAATTTGGATATATCTAATGTTGAAAGATTGTATGAATATTATTTCCGCACAATTTTCCATGAATTTTCTCACATTTTACATCAAACCAAAGATTATACTACAGATTTTGACAAGATTTCTTCAACGGAGTATGTTGGTGGATCATGGAATGATGCTTGGGATGGAAAATCGTCTTTAGAAGCAGGTTTTATTAGTGACTATTCTAGTAAAGAAACGAATGAAGATTTTGTGGAGTTAATTGCCCATTATATTACGAATACAGAAGAGTCGTGGGCTGCTAAAATTGAGCCTGCAGGAGATTCTGGCAAAGCAATTCTTGAGCAGAAAATAACTATCGTTAAATCTTATATGAAAGAGGTTTGGAGTATAGATATGGATGACTTACGTGCAGCTATTCAGACTCGTGCTGAGAAATTAGACGAACAAGATTTTGATTCAATAACAATAGAATAA
- a CDS encoding DUF4302 domain-containing protein, with protein MKKNIYIVLFGLLLSIGAVSCDNETDMLFEETAAERKTAAIQEFDEALKSSEQGWLFQYFPEETQKYGGFNYVVKFNQHDSVSVWTELVPDAEPEISLYDLISYGGPVLTFNTYNPFMHAFATPSAAEYNAKGGDSEFLLMSNDEAVISVKGTKTGNDMRLIKMTETPEAYFAKAKEVLDFLGGASFGTVVDGTEVTIILAGRQLTFVYNDGKEDVNETIAFVYTDKGIRLYKPVEILNASAQDFTLNKESKQFIADNGELTVDIAFAPIDLTLARWSLDTSVETDRSDAIKIAWDNAHAANNSTWGENLYGEVFMGLCYAAYNDIGMSFYSFTAAGKAYRSHYNLSFGGVVGHEDYLNVIKIDGGFNWKWYGHFETFVNVVANNAPYITEMDDAENPTQVKLTSAANPEVWFILRQ; from the coding sequence ATGAAGAAAAATATATATATAGTGCTGTTTGGTTTGTTATTAAGCATTGGTGCAGTTTCGTGTGATAATGAAACAGATATGCTTTTTGAAGAAACAGCAGCCGAGCGTAAAACTGCGGCAATACAGGAGTTTGATGAAGCCCTTAAATCTTCAGAACAAGGGTGGTTATTTCAGTATTTTCCAGAAGAAACCCAAAAGTATGGTGGTTTTAACTATGTAGTGAAATTTAACCAGCACGATAGTGTTTCTGTGTGGACTGAATTAGTGCCAGATGCAGAACCTGAAATCTCTTTATATGATTTGATTTCGTACGGAGGTCCTGTACTTACATTTAATACTTATAATCCATTTATGCACGCTTTTGCGACACCTTCAGCGGCAGAATACAATGCCAAAGGTGGTGATTCTGAGTTTCTTTTGATGTCGAACGATGAGGCTGTGATTTCTGTTAAGGGAACCAAAACCGGAAATGACATGCGTTTGATTAAAATGACTGAAACTCCTGAAGCTTATTTTGCTAAAGCAAAAGAGGTTTTAGATTTTCTTGGAGGTGCTTCGTTTGGTACTGTAGTTGATGGAACTGAGGTTACTATTATTCTGGCTGGAAGACAATTAACTTTTGTATATAACGATGGAAAAGAGGATGTAAATGAAACAATTGCTTTTGTTTATACGGATAAAGGAATTCGTTTGTACAAGCCAGTTGAAATACTAAATGCATCTGCACAAGATTTCACATTAAACAAAGAAAGCAAGCAATTTATAGCTGATAATGGAGAGTTAACTGTTGATATTGCATTTGCTCCTATCGATTTGACTTTAGCAAGATGGTCACTTGATACTAGTGTTGAAACGGATCGTTCTGATGCTATAAAAATAGCTTGGGATAATGCTCACGCTGCAAACAATAGCACATGGGGTGAGAACTTATATGGAGAAGTATTTATGGGCTTATGTTATGCTGCCTATAATGATATTGGAATGTCCTTTTACTCATTTACTGCTGCAGGTAAAGCTTATAGATCTCATTATAACTTGAGTTTTGGCGGAGTTGTAGGGCATGAGGATTATTTAAATGTTATTAAAATTGATGGTGGTTTTAACTGGAAATGGTATGGGCACTTTGAAACGTTTGTAAATGTTGTTGCAAATAATGCACCTTACATTACAGAAATGGATGATGCTGAAAATCCTACACAAGTTAAATTGACTAGTGCTGCAAATCCAGAAGTTTGGTTTATTTTAAGACAATAA
- a CDS encoding GntR family transcriptional regulator, with translation MPSKIFSVTTDSGVPKYKQLINSLYQSIENGDVQIGDQLPSINSICKEFKLSRDTVLVAFNELKARGVISSVPGKGYYLESNITQLKHKIFLLFEEFNVFKEFLYNSFLESLNEVATVDIFFHHFNERVFKELIENNNGKYTSYVIMPAKFKDAYSVLKQLPQDKVYILDQTNPTLKKHYPAVYQNFENDVFKSLSSGLDLLKKYKKMYLVYPGGKEPEGQMKGFKKFAKQYDKEWEFEIITSLKGHAIQKSEVYIVPNDHDMVRLVKEANANQFKIGEELGIISYNDTPLKEVVADGITTISTDFKEMGELLAKMVLGGEKELIQNKCELIRRRSL, from the coding sequence ATGCCTTCAAAAATATTCTCCGTTACAACTGATTCGGGTGTGCCAAAATACAAACAGTTGATTAATTCTCTATATCAATCTATTGAAAATGGTGATGTTCAGATTGGAGATCAGTTACCATCTATTAACTCGATATGCAAAGAATTTAAACTGTCACGAGATACTGTGTTGGTTGCATTCAATGAATTGAAGGCTAGAGGGGTAATTTCATCGGTACCCGGTAAAGGTTATTATTTAGAGAGTAATATTACGCAGTTAAAGCACAAAATATTTTTGCTTTTCGAAGAGTTTAATGTGTTTAAAGAATTCTTATACAACTCTTTTTTAGAGAGTTTGAATGAAGTTGCAACTGTAGATATTTTCTTTCATCATTTTAATGAGAGAGTATTTAAGGAGCTGATAGAAAATAACAATGGAAAATACACTTCTTACGTTATAATGCCTGCCAAGTTTAAGGATGCCTATTCAGTTTTAAAGCAATTGCCACAAGATAAAGTTTACATTTTAGATCAAACCAACCCTACGCTAAAAAAGCACTATCCTGCAGTTTATCAGAATTTTGAGAATGATGTATTTAAATCTCTTTCTTCAGGATTAGATCTGTTGAAGAAATATAAAAAGATGTATTTGGTGTATCCTGGCGGTAAAGAACCAGAAGGCCAAATGAAGGGCTTTAAGAAATTTGCAAAGCAATACGACAAGGAATGGGAATTCGAGATTATTACCAGCCTAAAAGGACATGCAATCCAAAAATCGGAAGTTTATATCGTACCGAACGATCATGATATGGTTCGCTTGGTAAAAGAGGCAAATGCCAACCAGTTTAAAATTGGTGAGGAATTAGGAATCATTTCTTATAATGATACGCCACTTAAAGAGGTTGTAGCTGATGGAATTACTACGATTAGTACAGATTTTAAGGAAATGGGAGAACTACTTGCAAAAATGGTACTAGGCGGTGAAAAAGAACTAATTCAAAACAAGTGCGAGCTGATTAGAAGAAGATCCTTATAA
- a CDS encoding UDP-glucose--hexose-1-phosphate uridylyltransferase, with product MSKFDYIENPHRRYNPLTGEWVLVSPHRSKRPWQGQVEKVVEDTRPSHDPECYLCPRNERIGGENNPDYEDVYSFQNDFSALLQDTPEGKFEDGDLFKAESESGVCKVICFSPDHSLTVPEMKVENIRKVVDLWCKEYKELGAREDIGYVQIFENKGSIMGCSNPHPHGQIWASGLIPLETSKETETQKEYFDKHGRTMLLDYLNGELEKKERILAENDSFVALVPYWATWPFESMIISKRAVSNLLELTDEERTDLADIYKKLTIMYDNLFEISFPYSAGIHQAPTDGEEHPEWHLHMHFYPPLLRSATVKKFMVGYEMLVRHKEILQQKELPKD from the coding sequence ATGAGTAAGTTTGATTATATCGAGAATCCTCACAGAAGGTACAATCCTTTAACTGGAGAATGGGTGCTTGTTTCACCACACAGATCGAAAAGACCTTGGCAAGGTCAAGTTGAAAAGGTAGTAGAAGATACTCGTCCATCTCATGACCCGGAATGTTATTTGTGTCCGCGAAACGAACGTATTGGTGGTGAAAATAATCCTGATTATGAAGATGTTTACTCTTTCCAGAACGATTTTAGTGCTTTGTTGCAAGATACTCCAGAAGGAAAATTTGAAGATGGTGATCTCTTTAAAGCAGAGAGTGAATCAGGTGTATGTAAAGTAATTTGCTTTAGCCCTGACCATAGTCTTACGGTTCCAGAAATGAAGGTGGAAAATATCCGTAAAGTGGTTGATCTTTGGTGCAAAGAATACAAAGAACTGGGAGCTCGTGAAGACATTGGCTACGTGCAGATTTTCGAAAATAAGGGCTCGATCATGGGATGTTCGAATCCTCACCCACACGGACAAATTTGGGCTTCAGGTTTAATTCCTTTGGAAACATCTAAAGAAACAGAAACTCAAAAAGAATACTTCGATAAGCATGGAAGAACAATGCTATTGGATTATCTAAATGGCGAGTTGGAAAAGAAAGAAAGAATTTTAGCTGAAAATGATTCATTTGTGGCTTTGGTTCCTTATTGGGCAACCTGGCCTTTTGAAAGCATGATTATTTCTAAAAGAGCAGTTTCTAACTTATTGGAATTAACCGATGAGGAGAGAACTGATTTAGCAGATATTTACAAGAAACTGACAATAATGTATGATAATCTTTTTGAGATTTCATTTCCTTATTCGGCAGGTATTCACCAAGCTCCAACCGATGGAGAAGAGCATCCGGAATGGCACCTGCATATGCATTTTTATCCACCACTGCTTCGTTCAGCAACGGTTAAGAAATTTATGGTAGGCTACGAAATGTTGGTACGCCACAAAGAGATATTACAGCAGAAGGAGCTGCCAAAAGATTAA
- the galE gene encoding UDP-glucose 4-epimerase GalE — protein MKGKILVTGGTGYIGSHTTVELINKGYEVVIIDNLSNSEVRVLDSIEKITGTRPKFYEMDLLDQVKLDAFFAENNDLKGIIHFAAAKAVGESVNIPLHYYRNNLVTMLNLLEGMKKYEIENFVFSSSCTVYGQPDELPVTENAIVKPAESPYGYTKQVNENILKDTIASGAKIKGIALRYFNPIGAHHSGLIGELPIGVPANLMPFITQTAYGLRDQLSVFGDDYDTADGSCIRDYIHVVDLAKAHIIAIERMIDGRNESSYEMFNIGTGNGFSVFEVIKSFEKTSGEKLNYVVAPRRAGDIVKIWADTTIGNTVLGWKAEKTLDEMTKSAWDWENNYRASIKEQVQ, from the coding sequence ATGAAGGGAAAGATATTAGTAACTGGCGGAACTGGGTACATTGGTTCTCATACAACAGTTGAGTTAATCAATAAAGGATACGAAGTTGTAATTATTGATAATTTATCTAACTCAGAAGTAAGAGTTCTTGATAGCATCGAAAAAATCACAGGAACACGTCCGAAGTTTTATGAGATGGATTTGCTTGATCAGGTAAAACTGGATGCATTTTTTGCTGAGAACAATGATTTAAAAGGAATTATTCATTTTGCTGCTGCAAAAGCTGTTGGTGAATCAGTAAACATTCCTTTGCATTATTACCGCAATAATTTGGTTACCATGCTAAATTTATTGGAGGGAATGAAGAAATATGAAATTGAGAATTTTGTATTCTCATCATCTTGTACGGTTTATGGTCAGCCAGATGAGTTGCCGGTAACTGAAAATGCTATAGTAAAACCTGCCGAATCTCCTTACGGATATACCAAGCAGGTAAATGAAAACATCCTAAAAGATACAATTGCTTCGGGTGCGAAAATTAAAGGAATCGCATTGCGTTACTTTAACCCAATTGGAGCGCATCATTCAGGTCTTATTGGTGAATTGCCTATTGGTGTTCCTGCCAATTTAATGCCATTTATAACGCAAACGGCCTATGGCTTGCGCGATCAGTTAAGTGTATTTGGCGACGATTACGACACGGCAGATGGTTCTTGTATTCGCGATTACATTCATGTTGTAGATTTAGCAAAGGCGCACATTATTGCCATTGAACGAATGATCGACGGTAGAAATGAATCTTCTTACGAGATGTTTAACATTGGAACAGGTAATGGCTTCTCTGTATTTGAAGTAATCAAGTCTTTCGAAAAAACATCAGGAGAGAAATTGAACTATGTTGTTGCTCCAAGAAGAGCTGGTGACATTGTTAAAATTTGGGCTGATACAACCATTGGGAATACCGTTTTGGGTTGGAAAGCTGAAAAAACACTGGATGAAATGACCAAATCTGCATGGGATTGGGAGAACAACTACAGAGCATCAATAAAGGAACAGGTACAATAA